One segment of Manihot esculenta cultivar AM560-2 chromosome 4, M.esculenta_v8, whole genome shotgun sequence DNA contains the following:
- the LOC110607320 gene encoding MATH domain and coiled-coil domain-containing protein At3g58270 isoform X3: MGDATPFKFTWRINNFSTLTPKELYSEVFYAGGCQWCLLVFPKGNKVDYLSIYLAVADSTSLPQEWSRDAKFSFAVINQINKSLTVRKDTQHVFKAIEKDWGFTSFIPLSKIKNSAEGYLVGDTLILEVEILVRSVKHYSKPEPKKQEAKDETKPSEPVAAPPTSQVPSSEKVVDTKAKVDTKPLNQTKEGIQATATPTSDKEVIKSSPPPSVTVETKILPKDPPSEPVKSSQDVHATSKGLLTELASRTRTMSSETSMSNQASKPDVQQQKEALKGFLNMPLEAIQLANAYGNIEGIILTLIQHSKDLNEKTILQGLLSCLAEFKESAPMVITTAETAQARRTSLSGKTAELDAKLAQTHEELSSRDAEFLRLSTEEEKLEDQIQLLIKQKEDVVAHKKSVLVELEKSNKEASKDLEEWKKLESEIKQANVNWVGAQEKLALANVRWKLYKEDLGLGKLNIS; encoded by the exons ATGGGGGATGCAACTCCATTTAAATTCACATGGAGAATTAACAATTTCTCCACATTGACTCCAAAAGAACTTTATTCTGAGGTTTTCTATGCTGGCGGTTGTCAATG GTGTTTGCTTGTTTTTCCCAAAGGAAATAAAGTGGATTATTTGTCAATATACTTGGCAGTCGCCGACTCAACAAGTTTGCCGCAAGAATGGAGCAGAGATGCAAAATTTAGCTTTGCagttattaatcaaatcaataagAGTCTAACTGTTAGAAAAG atacaCAACATGTATTCAAAGCAATTGAGAAAGATTGGGGTTTCACATCTTTTATTCCTCttagcaaaataaaaaattctgcTGAAGGTTATCTTGTGGGCGACACCCTTATACTTGAAGTTGAGATTCTTGTTCGTAGTGTCAAGCATTACTCAAAGCCTGAACCTAAAAAGCAAGAGGCTAAGGATGAAACTAAACCATCTGAGCCAGTGGCTGCACCACCAACAAGCCAGGTTCCTTCATCTGAAAAAGTAGTTGATACTAAAGCAAAAGTAGACACTAAACCACTGAACCAGACCAAAGAAGGCATTCAAGCTACTGCTACTCCCACCAGCGATAAGGAAGTCATCAAGTCATCACCTCCTCCTTCAGTGACTGTTGAGACAAAGATTCTTCCAAAG GATCCTCCCTCTGAGCCTGTAAAATCTTCCCAAGATGTGCATGCAACATCTAAAGGTCTCTTGACAGAACTTGCAAGCAGGACTAGAACTATGAGCAGCGAAACCTCCATGTCAAACCAAGCATCTAAACCTGATGTTCAGCAACAAAAAGAAGCATTAAAAGGGTTCCTTAATATGCCATTAGAGGCTATACAACTAGCTAATGCCTATGGCAATATTGAGGGAATTATCCTCacactcattcaacatagtaaGGATTTGAACGAGAAGACAATTTTGCAAGGTCTTCTTTCTTGCTTAGCAGAATTTAAAGAGAGTGCTCCTATGGTTATAACCACTGCAGAAACTGCTCAAGCTCGTCGAACATCTCTGTCAGGGAAGACTGCTGAACTTGATGCAAAATTGGCACAGACACATGAGGAGCTAAGTTCCAGAGATGCTGAATTCTTAAGACTTTCaacagaagaagaaaaattagaAGATCAAATTCAACTCTTAATTAAACAGAAGGAGGATGTTGTTGCTCATAAGAAGtctgttttggttgagttggagAAAAGCAATAAAGAAGCTTCCAAAGATTTAGAAGAATGGAAAAAACTAGAAAGTGAAATCAAGCAGGCTAATGTGAATTGGGTTGGAGCTCAAGAGAAACTTGCATTAGCTAATGTTCGGTGGAAACTCTACAAGGAGGATTTGGGTCTTGGAAAGCTTAACATTTCGTAA
- the LOC110607320 gene encoding MATH domain and coiled-coil domain-containing protein At3g58270 isoform X1, with protein sequence MGDATPFKFTWRINNFSTLTQKELYSEVFYAGGCQWRLIVYPKGSKADYLSIYLEVADSTSLPQGWSRDAKYSIAVINQINNSLTVRKDTEHVFKAFDKDWGFPSFIPLSKIKNSAEGYLVGDTLILEVEILVRSVKHYSKPEPKKEEAKDETKPSEPVAAPPTSQVPSSEKEVVDTKAKVDTKPLNQTKEGIQAAATPTTDKEVIKSSPPPSVTVETKIPPKDPPSEPVKSSQDVHATSKGLLTELASRTRTMSSETSMSNQASKPDVQQQKEALKGFLNMPLEAIQLANAYGNIEGIILTLIQHSKDLNEKTILQGLLSCLAEFKESAPMVITTAETAQARRTSLSGKTAELDAKLAQTHEELSSRDAEFLRLSTEEEKLEDQIQLLIKQKEDVVAHKKSVLVELEKSNKEASKDLEEWKKLESEIKQANVNWVGAQEKLALANVRWKLYKEDLGLGKLNIS encoded by the exons ATGGGGGATGCAACTCCGTTTAAATTCACATGGAGAATTAACAATTTCTCCACATTGACTCAAAAAGAACTTTATTCTGAGGTTTTCTATGCTGGCGGTTGTCAATG GCGTTTGATTGTTTACCCCAAAGGAAGTAAAGCGGATTATTTGTCAATATATTTGGAAGTCGCTGACTCAACAAGTTTGCCGCAAGGATGGAGCAGAGATGCAAAATATAGCATTGCagttattaatcaaatcaataacAGTCTGACTGTTAGAAAAG ATACAGAACATGTATTCAAAGCATTTGATAAAGATTGGGGTTTCCCATCTTTTATTCCTCttagcaaaataaaaaattctgcTGAAGGTTATCTTGTGGGCGACACCCTTATACTTGAAGTTGAGATTCTTGTTCGTAGTGTCAAGCATTACTCAAAGCCTGAACCTAAAAAGGAAGAGGCTAAGGATGAAACTAAACCATCTGAGCCAGTGGCTGCACCACCAACAAGCCAGGTTCCTTCATCTGAAAAAGAAGTAGTTGATACTAAAGCAAAAGTAGACACTAAACCACTGAACCAGACCAAAGAAGGCATTCAAGCTGCTGCTACTCCCACCACCGATAAGGAAGTCATCAAGTCGTCACCTCCTCCTTCAGTGACTGTTGAGACAAAGATTCCTCCAAAG GATCCTCCCTCTGAGCCTGTAAAATCTTCCCAAGATGTGCATGCAACATCTAAAGGTCTCTTGACAGAACTTGCAAGCAGGACTAGAACTATGAGCAGCGAAACCTCCATGTCAAACCAAGCATCTAAACCTGATGTTCAGCAACAAAAAGAAGCATTAAAAGGGTTCCTTAATATGCCATTAGAGGCTATACAACTAGCTAATGCCTATGGCAATATTGAGGGAATTATCCTCacactcattcaacatagtaaGGATTTGAACGAGAAGACAATTTTGCAAGGTCTTCTTTCTTGCTTAGCAGAATTTAAAGAGAGTGCTCCTATGGTTATAACCACTGCAGAAACTGCTCAAGCTCGTCGAACATCTCTGTCAGGGAAGACTGCTGAACTTGATGCAAAATTGGCACAGACACATGAGGAGCTAAGTTCCAGAGATGCTGAATTCTTAAGACTTTCaacagaagaagaaaaattagaAGATCAAATTCAACTCTTAATTAAACAGAAGGAGGATGTTGTTGCTCATAAGAAGtctgttttggttgagttggagAAAAGCAATAAAGAAGCTTCCAAAGATTTAGAAGAATGGAAAAAACTAGAAAGTGAAATCAAGCAGGCTAATGTGAATTGGGTTGGAGCTCAAGAGAAACTTGCATTAGCTAATGTTCGGTGGAAACTCTACAAGGAGGATTTGGGTCTTGGAAAGCTTAACATTTCGTAA
- the LOC110607320 gene encoding MATH domain and coiled-coil domain-containing protein At3g58270 isoform X2, producing the protein MGDATPFKFTWRINNFSTLTPKELYSEVFYAGGCQWCLLVFPKGNKVDYLSIYLAVADSTSLPQEWSRDAKFSFAVINQINKSLTVRKDTQHVFKAIEKDWGFTSFIPLSKIKNSAEGYLVGDTLILEVEILVRSVKHYSKPEPKKQEAKDETKPSEPVAAPPTSQVPSSEKVVDTKAKVDTKPLNQTKEGIQATATPTSDKEVIKSSPPPSVTVETKILPKDPPSEPVKSSQDVHATSKGLLTELASRTRTMSSETSMSNQASKPDVQKQKEALKGFLNMPLEAIQLANAYGNIEGIILTLIQHSKDLNEKTILQGLLSCLAEFKESVPMVITTAETAQARRTSLSEKTADLDAKLAQRHEELSSKEAEFLRLSTEEEKLEAQIQLLIKQKEDVVAHKKSVLVELEKSNKEVSKDLEEWKKLESEIKQANVNWLGAQEKLALANVRWKLYKEDLGLGKLNIS; encoded by the exons ATGGGGGATGCAACTCCATTTAAATTCACATGGAGAATTAACAATTTCTCCACATTGACTCCAAAAGAACTTTATTCTGAGGTTTTCTATGCTGGCGGTTGTCAATG GTGTTTGCTTGTTTTTCCCAAAGGAAATAAAGTGGATTATTTGTCAATATACTTGGCAGTCGCCGACTCAACAAGTTTGCCGCAAGAATGGAGCAGAGATGCAAAATTTAGCTTTGCagttattaatcaaatcaataagAGTCTAACTGTTAGAAAAG atacaCAACATGTATTCAAAGCAATTGAGAAAGATTGGGGTTTCACATCTTTTATTCCTCttagcaaaataaaaaattctgcTGAAGGTTATCTTGTGGGCGACACCCTTATACTTGAAGTTGAGATTCTTGTTCGTAGTGTCAAGCATTACTCAAAGCCTGAACCTAAAAAGCAAGAGGCTAAGGATGAAACTAAACCATCTGAGCCAGTGGCTGCACCACCAACAAGCCAGGTTCCTTCATCTGAAAAAGTAGTTGATACTAAAGCAAAAGTAGACACTAAACCACTGAACCAGACCAAAGAAGGCATTCAAGCTACTGCTACTCCCACCAGCGATAAGGAAGTCATCAAGTCATCACCTCCTCCTTCAGTGACTGTTGAGACAAAGATTCTTCCAAAG GATCCTCCCTCAGAGCCTGTAAAATCTTCCCAAGATGTGCATGCAACATCTAAAGGTCTCTTGACAGAACTTGCAAGCAGGACTAGAACTATGAGCAGCGAAACCTCCATGTCAAACCAAGCATCTAAACCTGATGTTCAGAAACAAAAAGAAGCATTAAAAGGGTTCCTTAATATGCCATTAGAAGCTATACAACTAGCTAATGCCTATGGCAATATTGAGGGAATTATCCTTacactcattcaacatagtaaGGATTTGAATGAGAAGACAATTTTGCAAGGTCTTCTTTCTTGCTTAGCAGAATTTAAAGAGAGTGTTCCTATGGTTATAACCACTGCAGAAACTGCTCAAGCTCGTCGAACATCTCTGTCAGAGAAAACTGCTGATCTTGATGCAAAATTGGCACAGAGGCATGAGGAGCTAAGTTCCAAAGAGGCTGAATTCTTAAGACTTTCaacagaagaagaaaaattagaGGCTCAAATTCAACTCTTAATTAAACAGAAGGAGGATGTTGTTGCTCATAAGAAGtctgttttggttgagttggagAAAAGCAATAAAGAAGTTTCCAAAGATTTAGAAGAATGGAAAAAACTAGAAAGTGAAATCAAGCAAGCTAATGTGAATTGGCTTGGAGCTCAAGAGAAACTTGCATTAGCTAATGTTCGCTGGAAACTCTACAAGGAGGATTTGGGTCTTGGAAAGCTTAACATTTCGTAA
- the LOC110607321 gene encoding MATH domain and coiled-coil domain-containing protein At3g58270: MGDATPFKFTWRINNFSTLTPKELHSEVFYAGGCQWCLHVFLKVDYLSMYLEVADSTSLPQGWSRDAEFNLAVVNQINNSLTVRKYTEHVFNAFDKDWGFPSFIPLRKIKNSAEGYLVGDTLILEVKILVHSVKHYSKPEPKKEEAKDETKPSEPVAAPPTSQVPSSEKVVDTKAKVDTKPLNQTKEGIQAAATPTSDKEVIKSSPLPSVTVETKILPKDPPSEPVKSSQDVHATSKGLLTELASRTRTMSSETSMSNQASKPLYFDQCRLFRDKTISRKNKNTCLILNLEIGPFSYWGDAILVSAYLINRMPLKTLDFESFGGSTREKFIRCSTQNIAESNEIVHQTSCPYTSAQNGIAEGKNRMPLKALDFESFGGSTREEIIRYSIKSIWDWKKTLADPKWKEAIIEEKKALAKNET; this comes from the exons ATGGGGGATGCAACTCCATTTAAATTCACGTGGAGAATTAACAATTTCTCCACATTGACTCCAAAAGAACTTCATTCTGAGGTTTTCTATGCTGGCGGTTGTCAATG gtgtttgcatgttttcctcaaaGTGGATTATTTATCAATGTACTTGGAAGTCGCTGACTCAACAAGTTTGCCGCAAGGATGGAGCAGAGATGCAGAATTTAACCTTgcagttgttaatcaaatcaataacAGTCTAACTGTTAGAAAAT ATACAGAACATGTATTCAATGCATTTGATAAAGATTGGGGTTTCCCATCTTTTATTCctcttagaaaaataaaaaattctgcTGAAGGTTATCTTGTGGGCGACACCCTTATACTTGAAGTTAAGATTCTTGTTCATAGTGTCAAGCATTACTCAAAGCCTGAACCTAAAAAGGAAGAGGCTAAGGATGAAACTAAACCATCTGAGCCAGTGGCTGCACCACCAACAAGCCAGGTTCCTTCATCTGAAAAAGTAGTTGATACTAAAGCAAAAGTAGACACTAAACCACTGAACCAGACCAAAGAAGGCATTCAAGCTGCTGCTACTCCCACCAGCGATAAGGAAGTCATCAAATCATCACCTCTTCCTTCAGTGACTGTTGAGACAAAGATTCTTCCAAAG GATCCTCCCTCTGAGCCTGTAAAATCTTCCCAAGATGTGCATGCAACATCTAAAGGTCTCTTGACAGAACTTGCAAGCAGGACTAGGACTATGAGCAGCGAAACCTCCATGTCAAACCAAGCATCTAAACCtctttattttgatcaatgtagATTATTTAGGGATAAAACAATAtcaagaaagaataaaaataccTGCCTTATATTAAATCTTGAGATAGGACCCTTTT catattggggagatgcaatcCTTGTATCTGCTTATCTTATTAATAGAATGCCTCTTAAGACCCTTGATTTTGAGTCCTTTGGCGGTTCTACAAGGGAAAAATTCATACGTTGTTCCACCCAAAATATTGCTGAGAGTAATGAGATAgtacaccagactagttgtccttatactagtgctcaaaatggcaTTGCTGAGGGAAAGAATAG aatgcctctcaaggCCCTTGATTTTGAGTCCTTTGGCGGTTCTACAAGGGAAGAAATCATACGTTATTCCAtcaaaagtatttgg gattggaagaaaactcttgcagatcctaaatggaaaGAAGCAATAATTGAAGAGAAgaaagcattggctaaaaatgagacctag